A portion of the Eubacterium maltosivorans genome contains these proteins:
- the leuB gene encoding 3-isopropylmalate dehydrogenase, with the protein MNYKIAVIKGDGIGPEIVEASMKVLDKIGEKYGHTFDYTEVLAGGAAIDACGTPLPQETVDICKASDAVLLGALGGPKWDNLPGDKRPEAGLLGIRKALGLFANLRPAMLFEELRDASPLKSVIIGDGLDVLVVRELTGDVYFGEKKKDGDFGASDLMNYTRPEVERIARVAFDSARKRGGKVTSVDKANVLETSRFWRSVVLEIAKEYPDVELDHLYVDNAAMQLVINPHQFDVILTGNLFGDILSDEASMLTGSIGMLPSASLGEGKFGMYEPIHGSAPDIAGQDKANPIATVLSVAMMLRYSLGLTAEADNIEGAVKKTLAQGYRTGDIANENSDVVGCVEMGEKIISNL; encoded by the coding sequence ATGAATTATAAAATAGCAGTTATTAAAGGGGATGGAATCGGCCCTGAAATCGTAGAAGCCAGCATGAAAGTACTGGATAAAATTGGCGAAAAATACGGTCATACCTTTGATTATACAGAAGTTCTGGCAGGAGGCGCGGCCATTGACGCCTGCGGCACACCGCTGCCTCAGGAAACAGTGGATATTTGTAAAGCCAGCGACGCGGTATTATTAGGTGCTCTCGGCGGTCCGAAATGGGATAATCTGCCAGGGGACAAGCGTCCGGAGGCCGGCCTTTTAGGCATTCGCAAGGCTCTTGGCCTGTTCGCAAATCTGAGACCAGCGATGCTTTTTGAAGAGCTGAGAGATGCCTCGCCGTTAAAATCTGTGATTATCGGCGATGGTCTGGACGTTTTGGTTGTCCGCGAACTGACCGGTGATGTATATTTTGGTGAAAAGAAAAAGGACGGCGATTTCGGTGCTTCGGACTTAATGAACTACACCCGGCCAGAGGTGGAAAGAATTGCCCGTGTGGCCTTTGACAGTGCGAGGAAACGTGGCGGAAAGGTAACCAGTGTCGATAAAGCAAATGTCCTTGAAACCTCGCGTTTCTGGCGCTCAGTTGTTCTTGAAATTGCCAAGGAATACCCGGATGTTGAGTTGGATCATCTGTATGTTGATAATGCGGCGATGCAGCTTGTTATTAATCCACACCAATTCGATGTTATTTTAACAGGAAATCTTTTCGGGGATATTTTATCCGATGAAGCGAGCATGCTTACAGGCTCCATTGGAATGTTGCCCTCTGCCAGCCTTGGCGAAGGTAAGTTTGGCATGTATGAACCGATTCACGGTTCTGCGCCGGATATTGCAGGGCAGGATAAAGCCAACCCGATTGCCACTGTACTGTCCGTCGCAATGATGCTGCGATATTCTCTCGGCCTTACAGCCGAAGCGGATAATATTGAAGGCGCAGTGAAAAAGACCCTTGCTCAGGGATACCGTACTGGTGATATCGCCAACGAAAATAGCGACGTTGTTGGCTGTGTGGAAATGGGTGAAAAAATTATTTCTAATTTATAA
- the leuD gene encoding 3-isopropylmalate dehydratase small subunit, with amino-acid sequence MKAKGKVFRYGNNVDTDVIIPARYLNTSDPLELAEHCMEDIDKEFVKRVEDGDIIVADDNFGCGSSREHAPIAIKASGVSCVIANSFARIFYRNSINIGLPILECPEAVAAIEAGDEVEVDFDSGVITDVTKGQSFQGQAFPEFMQKLIAAGGLVNYVNENLI; translated from the coding sequence ATGAAAGCAAAAGGAAAAGTATTTAGATATGGCAACAACGTTGATACAGACGTTATTATACCGGCAAGATACCTGAACACCAGCGATCCTCTGGAATTAGCAGAGCATTGCATGGAGGATATTGACAAGGAGTTTGTTAAGCGTGTTGAAGACGGGGATATTATAGTCGCTGATGATAATTTTGGCTGTGGCTCTTCAAGAGAGCATGCGCCAATTGCCATCAAAGCCTCGGGCGTATCCTGCGTCATCGCCAATAGTTTTGCGCGTATTTTTTATCGCAATTCCATTAATATCGGCCTGCCGATTCTGGAATGTCCAGAAGCGGTGGCGGCTATTGAAGCGGGCGACGAAGTAGAAGTGGATTTTGACTCTGGCGTTATCACTGACGTGACCAAGGGACAGAGCTTCCAGGGGCAGGCCTTCCCTGAATTTATGCAGAAGCTGATCGCAGCGGGCGGACTTGTAAATTACGTCAACGAAAATCTCATTTAG
- the leuC gene encoding 3-isopropylmalate dehydratase large subunit: MGMTMTQKILAAHAGLESVKPGDLIMADLDLVLGNDITSPVAINVFKNINKETVFDKDKVALVPDHFAPNKDIKAAEQCKQVRCFACEQDVTNYFEIGEMGVEHALLPEKGLVVAGDVVIGADSHTCTYGALGAFSTGVGSTDMAVGMATGKAWFKVPPAIKFNLSGAFKEGVSGKDLILHIIGMIGVDGALYKSMEFAGTGVSNLTMDDRFTIANMAIEAGGKNGIFPVDDKTIEYMKEHSTKEYRAFEADEDAEYDAVYNINLAEIKSTVAFPHLPENTKTVDEITEPVKIDQVVIGSCTNGRFSDFKKAADLMRGKHVAKGIRVLIIPATQQIYLDCMEAGYLKDFIEAGATVSTPTCGPCLGGHMGILAAGERCVSTTNRNFVGRMGHVDSEVYLASPEVAAASAILGRIAGPEEL, encoded by the coding sequence TTGGGTATGACAATGACTCAGAAAATATTGGCGGCACATGCCGGTCTGGAATCCGTAAAACCGGGTGATTTGATCATGGCAGACCTGGACCTGGTGTTGGGAAATGATATTACCTCACCAGTAGCCATCAATGTTTTTAAAAATATTAATAAGGAAACGGTTTTTGACAAAGATAAGGTTGCGCTGGTCCCAGACCATTTTGCGCCGAACAAAGATATCAAGGCTGCCGAACAGTGCAAACAGGTTCGCTGTTTTGCCTGTGAACAGGATGTCACCAACTATTTTGAAATCGGCGAAATGGGTGTAGAACATGCACTGCTGCCGGAAAAAGGACTGGTAGTCGCCGGCGACGTGGTGATTGGGGCAGATTCTCATACCTGTACCTATGGTGCATTGGGTGCCTTTTCGACCGGTGTCGGCTCGACTGACATGGCGGTTGGTATGGCGACCGGTAAAGCGTGGTTTAAGGTGCCGCCTGCAATCAAGTTTAATCTGAGCGGTGCTTTTAAGGAAGGCGTTTCGGGAAAAGACCTGATCCTCCACATTATCGGCATGATTGGCGTGGACGGCGCGCTTTATAAATCAATGGAATTTGCCGGCACGGGTGTATCAAATCTGACGATGGACGATCGCTTTACCATTGCCAATATGGCCATTGAAGCCGGCGGCAAAAACGGTATATTCCCAGTTGACGATAAAACCATTGAATATATGAAGGAACATTCCACAAAGGAATACAGAGCTTTTGAAGCAGATGAAGACGCTGAGTACGATGCCGTGTATAATATTAACTTGGCAGAGATCAAGTCTACGGTGGCATTCCCGCATTTACCGGAAAACACTAAAACAGTTGATGAAATCACTGAACCGGTCAAAATTGACCAGGTTGTTATCGGCTCATGTACCAATGGCCGTTTCTCAGATTTTAAAAAAGCCGCAGATTTGATGCGGGGTAAACACGTGGCCAAGGGGATCCGTGTTTTGATTATCCCGGCAACCCAGCAGATTTACCTGGATTGTATGGAAGCAGGCTATTTAAAAGACTTTATTGAAGCAGGCGCAACGGTGAGCACACCGACCTGCGGGCCGTGTCTGGGTGGACATATGGGTATTCTGGCAGCGGGAGAACGTTGTGTTTCCACAACAAACCGTAACTTTGTTGGACGTATGGGCCATGTGGATTCCGAAGTCTATCTGGCAAGTCCGGAGGTTGCGGCGGCATCTGCTATTCTGGGCCGTATTGCTGGACCGGAAGAATTATAA
- the cimA gene encoding citramalate synthase, which produces MSEKIILFDSTLRDGAQAEGISFSVEDKIRVLETLDRVGIDIIEAGNPGSNPKDIEFFERVKDIELKHSKLCAFGSTRRSSIGVEDDTNLQAIIQADTPAVAIFGKAWPFHITEIIKTTLDENLAMVEDTMAFLKANGKAVTFDAEHFFDGYKMDPAYAIEVLKAAERGGAQCVALCDTNGGTLPMEIMEIVKHVASEVNIAVGIHCHNDSGLGVANSIMAVQAGARQVQGTFLGYGERCGNANLSSIIPNLQLKLGYDCLSPESLEKLTSSAIRIAEISNYVLSGREPFVGKSAFAHKGGMHIDAVLKAPTSFEHIPPESVGNQRRILMSEVAGRSTIIQLINEIDPNLTKKSEETTRVMDRIKELEYQGYQFEGAESSIKLLIRKELGKYRPFFQIEDFKTIGEKPVEGRALSASAVVKVNVEGQSEINAAEGDGPVNALDKALRKALEIFYPKIKEVRLTDFKVRVIDKGATASKVRVLIESTDGEDIWTNVGVSTDVIEASLIALIDSIEYKLLNDMEKKLKEFKFI; this is translated from the coding sequence ATGTCCGAAAAAATAATTTTATTCGATTCTACCCTTAGGGATGGAGCCCAGGCAGAAGGAATCTCCTTTTCTGTAGAGGATAAAATTCGGGTACTGGAAACGCTGGACCGGGTAGGTATTGATATCATCGAGGCAGGGAATCCCGGATCAAACCCAAAGGATATCGAGTTTTTTGAACGCGTTAAGGATATCGAACTGAAGCATTCAAAGCTGTGCGCATTTGGCAGCACGAGAAGAAGCAGCATTGGTGTGGAAGACGATACAAATTTGCAGGCGATTATCCAGGCGGATACACCGGCTGTTGCCATTTTTGGAAAAGCATGGCCTTTCCATATTACGGAGATTATTAAAACGACGCTGGACGAAAACCTCGCGATGGTTGAGGATACAATGGCTTTTCTAAAAGCGAATGGGAAAGCTGTAACCTTTGACGCAGAGCATTTCTTTGATGGTTATAAGATGGACCCGGCATATGCCATTGAGGTTTTAAAAGCGGCTGAACGCGGCGGAGCTCAATGCGTCGCCCTTTGTGATACCAATGGCGGAACCCTCCCCATGGAAATTATGGAGATTGTAAAGCATGTTGCCAGTGAAGTAAATATTGCTGTTGGTATTCACTGCCATAATGACAGCGGTCTGGGCGTGGCAAATAGCATTATGGCGGTACAGGCCGGGGCAAGACAGGTACAGGGAACTTTTTTAGGCTATGGGGAACGGTGCGGAAACGCCAATCTTTCTTCGATTATACCCAATCTTCAACTAAAGCTGGGGTATGACTGCCTGAGCCCAGAGTCACTGGAAAAGCTGACCAGCTCGGCCATCCGTATCGCGGAGATTTCGAATTACGTATTGTCTGGAAGAGAGCCCTTTGTAGGTAAAAGTGCTTTTGCCCATAAGGGCGGCATGCATATTGACGCGGTATTAAAAGCGCCGACCTCCTTTGAGCATATTCCACCGGAATCTGTGGGGAATCAACGCCGGATTCTCATGTCTGAGGTGGCTGGCCGCAGTACGATTATTCAGCTGATTAATGAGATCGACCCGAATCTGACGAAAAAATCAGAGGAAACCACACGGGTGATGGATAGAATTAAAGAGCTTGAGTATCAGGGATATCAATTTGAAGGCGCTGAGAGCAGCATTAAGCTTCTGATCCGTAAGGAGCTTGGAAAATACCGTCCGTTTTTTCAGATCGAAGATTTTAAAACCATTGGTGAAAAGCCAGTCGAAGGTCGTGCTCTCAGTGCCTCTGCCGTTGTGAAGGTCAACGTTGAAGGACAGTCTGAGATTAACGCGGCTGAAGGGGACGGGCCTGTAAATGCTTTGGATAAAGCGCTTAGAAAAGCCTTGGAGATCTTTTATCCAAAGATTAAAGAGGTGCGTCTGACAGACTTTAAGGTACGTGTGATTGATAAAGGCGCGACAGCCTCGAAAGTCCGTGTCCTGATTGAAAGCACCGACGGCGAGGATATCTGGACGAACGTTGGCGTTTCCACTGACGTTATTGAGGCCAGCCTTATCGCGTTAATCGATTCGATTGAGTATAAGCTTCTCAATGATATGGAAAAAAAATTGAAAGAGTTTAAATTTATATAA
- the ilvC gene encoding ketol-acid reductoisomerase, with product MATLFYDKDCNLGLLDGKKVAVIGYGSQGHAHALNMKESGVDVRIGLYEGSKSWPKAEAAGLTVKTVAEAVKESDVIMVLLPDEKQAQIYATEIEPNLEDGNYLAFAHGFNIHFKQIVPPAGVNVFMIAPKAPGHTVRSQFEKGEGVPMLIAVEQDPSGNTHDIGLAYAKAIGGARSGILETSFREETETDLFGEQAVLCGGVTALMKAGFEVLVEAGYEPESAYFECINEMKLIVDLIFKGGFSMMRYSISDTAEYGDYVTGSKIITEDTKEAMREVLRDIQEGTFAKNWLLENKCGRPYFNAKRRIESEQQLEKVGAELRKMMTWAD from the coding sequence ATGGCAACATTATTTTATGACAAAGATTGTAATTTAGGTTTATTAGACGGTAAGAAAGTAGCTGTTATCGGTTATGGCAGCCAGGGCCATGCTCACGCTTTAAATATGAAGGAATCCGGTGTGGATGTGCGTATCGGTTTATATGAAGGCAGTAAATCCTGGCCTAAGGCTGAAGCGGCTGGCCTGACAGTTAAAACTGTTGCCGAAGCTGTAAAAGAATCTGATGTTATCATGGTATTGCTTCCAGATGAAAAGCAGGCTCAGATTTACGCAACCGAAATTGAACCGAATCTGGAAGACGGCAATTACCTGGCATTTGCCCATGGCTTTAACATCCACTTTAAACAGATTGTTCCACCAGCAGGTGTAAATGTATTTATGATCGCGCCAAAAGCTCCCGGTCATACTGTAAGAAGTCAGTTCGAAAAGGGCGAAGGTGTCCCAATGCTGATCGCCGTTGAACAGGATCCATCTGGAAATACTCATGATATCGGATTAGCTTACGCAAAAGCCATTGGCGGCGCAAGATCCGGTATTCTGGAAACCAGCTTCCGTGAAGAAACTGAAACAGATTTGTTTGGCGAACAGGCTGTTTTATGTGGCGGGGTTACAGCTTTAATGAAAGCAGGCTTTGAAGTGCTTGTGGAAGCTGGCTATGAACCAGAAAGCGCATACTTCGAATGTATTAATGAAATGAAACTGATTGTTGACCTGATCTTCAAAGGTGGCTTCTCTATGATGCGTTACTCCATCTCTGATACCGCTGAATATGGCGACTATGTAACAGGCTCAAAAATTATTACTGAGGACACAAAAGAAGCCATGAGAGAAGTATTAAGAGACATTCAGGAAGGTACTTTTGCTAAAAACTGGTTACTTGAAAACAAATGCGGCAGACCATATTTCAATGCCAAGAGACGGATTGAATCGGAACAGCAGCTTGAAAAAGTCGGCGCGGAATTAAGAAAGATGATGACCTGGGCTGACTGA
- a CDS encoding alpha-amylase family glycosyl hydrolase — translation MDFGDFNVYHIFTMGFAGAEEYQERCGQPEHRLWKIENLLEYLKKLGINTILLGPLFSSISHGYDTTDYYTVDKRLGTNEDLTMLVNKLHDSGFRVVLDCVFNHVGRDFFAFQDMKQNRENSRYKDWFLSVNFWGNNSFNDGFSYENWAGHDNLVKLNLYNPEVKDYLKKVMYFWIESFHIDGVRMDAANVMNTEFLRELCDFSKNLKQDFWFVGESVHGDYNVLVQEGHLDSVTNYEDYKGLYSSLNTKNYFEISFSLNRLFGDYGIYKDFYTFNFVDNHDVDRVASTLTREAWLYPLYLMLYTMPGIPSIYYGSEQGAKGVKGNGTDAPLRPNYESMHFDEQCDLYQKICRMAAVRRSSRALRYGDYRELFVKSQQMGFIRRFENEQVYALFNSEESPVRVEHHDLRGKFRDLYNDEMIECDGSVEIPGDSGRVLVAEGCGLTVEEITAQAEEQSVVKLKSQEVKCEQALEIPKGVSMQDTMSEAIKEAEKGIQAGEVPVGAVIVRKGEIIAAAHNQKETLQDPTAHAEILVIREASRKLGRWRLDDCELYVTAEPCPMCMGAVIQSRIKKLVYGTWETRFGGVETTAELGKHPMLSNATEIYSGICEEKCQELLERFFQNNR, via the coding sequence ATGGATTTTGGCGACTTTAACGTGTATCATATTTTTACAATGGGCTTTGCCGGAGCCGAGGAATACCAGGAGCGGTGCGGACAACCTGAACACCGTCTCTGGAAAATTGAAAATCTCTTGGAATACTTAAAAAAGTTGGGCATTAACACTATTTTGCTTGGACCGCTGTTCAGCTCAATATCTCATGGATATGACACAACAGATTATTATACGGTTGATAAACGTTTAGGAACAAATGAAGATTTAACCATGCTTGTGAATAAGTTGCATGATAGCGGCTTTAGGGTTGTGCTGGACTGCGTGTTTAATCATGTGGGCAGAGATTTTTTTGCCTTCCAGGACATGAAGCAAAACCGGGAAAACTCACGATATAAAGACTGGTTTCTGAGCGTTAACTTTTGGGGAAACAACAGCTTTAATGATGGCTTTAGCTATGAAAATTGGGCTGGCCACGATAATCTTGTCAAGCTGAACCTTTATAATCCCGAGGTGAAGGATTATTTAAAGAAAGTCATGTATTTTTGGATTGAATCATTTCATATAGACGGCGTTCGAATGGATGCGGCCAATGTGATGAATACTGAGTTTTTGAGAGAGCTCTGTGATTTTTCGAAAAATCTGAAACAGGATTTTTGGTTTGTCGGAGAAAGCGTTCACGGCGATTATAATGTGCTGGTGCAGGAAGGGCATCTTGATTCTGTAACCAATTACGAGGACTATAAAGGGCTGTATTCCAGCCTGAACACTAAAAATTATTTCGAGATTTCCTTTTCGCTGAACCGTCTTTTTGGCGACTATGGCATTTATAAAGATTTTTATACTTTTAATTTTGTGGATAACCATGATGTGGACCGGGTAGCGTCAACCTTAACCCGCGAGGCATGGTTGTATCCCCTTTATCTGATGCTTTATACAATGCCGGGAATCCCTTCGATTTACTATGGCAGCGAACAGGGCGCTAAGGGTGTGAAAGGAAATGGAACAGACGCGCCGCTCAGACCAAATTATGAAAGCATGCATTTTGATGAGCAGTGTGATTTATATCAGAAAATCTGCCGTATGGCTGCGGTTAGAAGATCATCGAGAGCCCTTCGCTACGGTGATTATAGGGAATTGTTTGTAAAATCGCAGCAGATGGGGTTTATAAGGCGTTTTGAAAATGAACAGGTTTACGCCCTGTTTAACAGCGAAGAGAGTCCTGTCAGAGTCGAGCATCATGACCTGAGAGGAAAATTCAGGGATTTGTATAACGATGAAATGATAGAGTGTGATGGCAGTGTTGAAATCCCTGGAGATTCAGGACGTGTACTGGTCGCTGAGGGCTGCGGACTTACTGTTGAGGAAATAACTGCGCAGGCAGAGGAGCAGTCTGTTGTAAAGCTCAAATCCCAAGAAGTGAAATGCGAACAGGCATTGGAAATCCCCAAAGGGGTGAGCATGCAGGATACTATGTCTGAAGCTATAAAGGAGGCTGAGAAGGGAATCCAGGCAGGTGAGGTACCTGTTGGGGCAGTGATTGTGCGAAAGGGAGAGATCATTGCAGCTGCCCACAACCAGAAAGAAACGCTACAGGATCCAACCGCCCATGCCGAAATACTGGTAATCCGTGAAGCTTCCCGGAAGCTCGGGCGCTGGCGCCTGGACGACTGTGAGCTTTACGTTACTGCAGAGCCGTGTCCCATGTGTATGGGGGCGGTTATCCAGAGCAGAATCAAAAAATTGGTTTACGGGACGTGGGAAACCCGGTTTGGCGGTGTTGAGACAACGGCAGAGCTTGGAAAACATCCAATGCTCTCAAATGCAACCGAGATTTATTCTGGAATCTGTGAAGAGAAATGCCAGGAGCTGCTGGAACGTTTTTTTCAAAACAACCGTTAG
- a CDS encoding ABC transporter ATP-binding protein — translation MDIKIKNLTKAYGNEVIYHDFSIKFPENKITGIMGPSGSGKTTLLNLLAGVTAPDDGIIEGVEDGKVSYIFQEDRLLPWRTVKQNLCFVLDKEQESMVTPILEMVGLAAYADYYPKALSGGMRQRVSIARAFCYPSSLLLMDEPFSSLDFELKDRLTEDFKRLWRQDPKTVIYVSHNRDELTKICNAIYLLKEKPVKIEKIT, via the coding sequence ATGGATATTAAAATAAAAAATCTGACAAAGGCGTACGGAAACGAAGTGATTTATCATGATTTCAGTATAAAATTTCCTGAAAATAAAATTACGGGCATCATGGGACCGTCTGGTAGCGGGAAAACGACACTGCTGAATCTGCTGGCCGGTGTCACGGCACCAGATGATGGCATTATTGAAGGGGTGGAGGACGGGAAAGTTTCCTATATTTTTCAGGAGGACCGCCTTTTACCTTGGCGGACAGTAAAACAAAATCTTTGCTTTGTGCTGGACAAAGAGCAGGAATCGATGGTGACGCCCATTCTTGAGATGGTGGGTTTAGCGGCGTATGCAGATTATTATCCAAAGGCTCTGAGCGGAGGAATGCGTCAGCGTGTTTCTATTGCCAGGGCTTTTTGTTATCCTTCGAGCTTATTGTTGATGGACGAGCCCTTCAGCAGTCTGGACTTTGAGCTTAAAGACCGGCTGACTGAAGATTTTAAACGCCTTTGGCGGCAAGATCCTAAAACAGTTATCTATGTAAGCCACAACCGGGATGAGCTTACAAAGATTTGCAACGCGATCTATTTACTAAAAGAAAAACCTGTTAAGATTGAGAAAATTACATAA
- a CDS encoding ABC transporter permease gives MKISTDSHIKKMPPGVLKLLAILFWVGVWQLGASMVGNSLVLPSPLVTLTGVAGVISEAGFFKDLGMTLIRVFGGIAVSVALGMAVGMLSGLNRILYELMLPFVTVVRTLPVVSVSILINLWIQSGWVPLMVTFLVCFPITWTNVVEGIQNTSSNLLEMAALYHVPFKWVLKDIYLPTLKPYFASALMNVIGMGWRSTVTSEVLANALPSVGMNLYYAKVYLETETLFSWTLIVVICSFTLEKLTVWFLRKIKAGDDYGY, from the coding sequence GTGAAGATTTCTACGGACTCACATATTAAAAAAATGCCGCCAGGAGTTCTTAAACTTCTGGCAATCCTTTTTTGGGTTGGGGTTTGGCAGCTTGGTGCCAGCATGGTAGGAAACAGTCTTGTTTTGCCATCGCCGTTGGTAACCTTAACCGGTGTCGCCGGTGTGATTAGCGAGGCGGGTTTTTTTAAAGACCTTGGCATGACCCTGATTCGGGTTTTTGGCGGAATTGCCGTTTCTGTGGCGCTTGGCATGGCGGTGGGGATGCTCAGCGGGCTTAACCGTATTCTCTATGAGCTGATGCTGCCCTTTGTTACGGTGGTGAGGACTCTGCCGGTGGTATCGGTCAGTATTCTGATTAACCTTTGGATTCAGTCAGGCTGGGTGCCGCTGATGGTAACCTTTTTAGTTTGTTTTCCCATTACCTGGACAAACGTGGTGGAGGGCATCCAAAATACCAGCAGCAATCTTCTGGAGATGGCTGCGCTGTATCATGTGCCTTTTAAATGGGTTCTTAAGGATATTTACCTGCCAACGTTGAAGCCCTACTTTGCATCTGCGTTAATGAACGTTATCGGAATGGGCTGGCGATCAACCGTAACCTCTGAGGTTTTGGCCAATGCGCTTCCCTCTGTTGGGATGAACCTATATTATGCTAAGGTATATCTGGAGACAGAGACATTGTTTTCATGGACATTGATTGTCGTAATATGCAGTTTTACCCTTGAGAAACTGACCGTTTGGTTTTTGAGAAAAATAAAGGCCGGTGATGATTATGGATATTAA
- a CDS encoding ABC transporter substrate-binding protein, with amino-acid sequence MKKKRWLAVVGCLLAVILMSAGCSTKQVEEEPKPEPQTVKIAALSGPTGMGMAEMITEGVELGEQVEPEWTIATAPDQVTAGIINGDYQIAAVPTNLAATLYNKTEGKVILGAVNTLGTLSIVADKNENINSMADLKGKTIYATGQGSTPEYVLNYLLDKNGLTPGTDVTIEWFGEHSEAAAKLASGEGSIAMLPQPFATATLAKNENLKVAVDMTDAWEKATDGTKLEMGCVVVNKEWSEKNPTIVKKFMEAYKTSVETINVADERAANDVVEAKIMDNQQMAQKAIPNCSIVFITPSDAKGDLQKYFDILASFEPKSVGGKVPGEDFYGLTY; translated from the coding sequence ATGAAAAAGAAAAGATGGCTTGCTGTTGTCGGTTGCCTTTTGGCAGTGATTTTAATGAGCGCTGGCTGCTCAACAAAACAGGTTGAGGAAGAACCGAAGCCAGAACCTCAAACAGTTAAAATTGCGGCTTTATCTGGCCCCACTGGAATGGGTATGGCAGAAATGATTACTGAAGGTGTGGAACTGGGAGAACAGGTAGAACCGGAATGGACAATCGCCACAGCCCCCGACCAGGTAACGGCGGGAATTATTAATGGTGATTATCAGATCGCGGCGGTGCCAACTAATCTGGCCGCTACTCTGTATAATAAAACAGAGGGTAAGGTTATTTTAGGCGCTGTGAATACATTGGGAACTTTATCTATAGTAGCAGATAAAAATGAGAATATCAATTCTATGGCGGATCTCAAAGGAAAAACCATTTATGCGACTGGACAGGGTTCTACACCCGAGTATGTTTTAAACTATCTGTTAGACAAAAATGGCCTGACGCCAGGAACTGACGTAACCATTGAATGGTTTGGAGAACACAGTGAAGCGGCCGCTAAGCTTGCGTCAGGAGAAGGCTCTATTGCCATGCTGCCGCAGCCTTTTGCCACAGCAACCCTTGCTAAAAATGAAAACTTGAAGGTAGCTGTTGATATGACGGATGCCTGGGAAAAAGCCACAGATGGAACAAAGCTTGAAATGGGCTGTGTGGTAGTCAATAAAGAATGGTCTGAAAAGAATCCAACGATTGTCAAAAAGTTTATGGAAGCGTATAAAACCTCAGTTGAAACGATCAATGTTGCTGATGAGCGTGCCGCTAATGATGTTGTGGAAGCAAAAATCATGGATAATCAGCAGATGGCTCAGAAAGCGATTCCGAATTGCAGCATTGTTTTTATTACGCCGTCTGACGCCAAAGGCGACCTGCAAAAATACTTTGATATTCTGGCTTCTTTTGAACCGAAATCAGTAGGAGGAAAGGTGCCAGGTGAAGATTTCTACGGACTCACATATTAA